A stretch of DNA from Oscillatoria sp. FACHB-1406:
CCCAAAATAACTCCGGCAAAGCGTTGCTGTTGGGGGTTCCAACGTTGGCGCAGGATGAAATCGGAAACCCGCGCGATCGCATAACCCATTGCGCGCACCGGATGCGGCCATCCCCAGGGATCGCCGATGAGGTAATCGAGGAGGGCGGCGAGGATAATTGATAATTGACAATGGATAATTGACAACGTTAATAATGGACAATGGACAATGGACAACGTTCGGATCCGTTAATTGCTCTGTTGAGGTCTAGTCTTTTTTCGTTACATCACACCACTCGTTGAGCAGATCCGAACGAGCGAACTGATACCGTTCTTAGTCTTACTCGCCAAAGTCCTACAAAGGACGTGCAGAGAAGTTTCAGTTTAAAAAAATAAGGGCGTATTGGCTACGTCCTCTATTGGGGTTTCCATTCATTCGCTTTTCCCCGAAGGAAACAGGCTACCTTCTAAAACCCTTACGCTGACTTGATTCTACAGCACTTTTTCCTGGGATAGCAAATCGGAGCCGAATAATCGATATTATTTCTCAATAAGCAGTAGCTTGACCCCTTTCAAACCGTTACAGGGAGAGGCGGCCGGTGGATTCGACGACAGAATACGGGTTTCAGAGATATATAACATTCCACGATAAATCGAATAAAGAGAAGCAAGCGCGAGAAATCTCCGATTAATCGTAGATTATAATCTCTGAAGGCAAAATTGAGTCATTATTTGTAATTCATAATTCAGCATTCAGCATTCATAATTTATCCCCCTCTTCCTTTCAGCATTCATAATTCATAATTCATAATTCACACCCCCCTCACCACATCCCCAGAGCGAAGCCGAAGCGCCATCTCCATGTACATTAGATAGAGACCGATAGAGACACCACGCGGCACCGAACCGTTAAAAATTCGAGATTCATGCACTGGTTTAACTTAAAAAAATACTGGCAATCCTCATATAAACGCCCTTGGCTTGCCCTCCTATTCGCAGGACTGATAAGCCTTTCGTTCTTCGTTCCGCCCGCTTTCGCCACCTTAACCGACGATCGCTACGATGGAAATATTTACATGATTTATGCGGGTAACGGTTCCCTCGTCCCCTCAAAAGTCAGCCTCGCTGAATCGCTTGCGGCGCACAAACCCGCCGTTGTCGCGTTCTACGCCGACGATAGCAGCGATTGCAAGCAATATTCCATCGTCGTTTCTCGCTTGCAAGACTTTTACGGACGCGCCGCCAGCATTATTCCCATCGCAATTGATACCATGCCGGTAAAAGCGCAGTTCCAGCCCAACGAAGTGGGATATTACTACAAGGGCTTCGTGCCGCAGACTGTAATATTCGACGCTAAAGGGAAAGTTGTGTTTGATGAGAAAGGACAAGTCCCTTACGAGAAAATGGATGATGTCTTGCGAGAAGTGTTTAATTTAGTGCCGCGTACCGAGTCAAAAGAATTGAAGCGACGCACGGTGAATGAATTTAACTCTGAACTAACGCCGAGTTCTTAAAAAAGTCAACAAGACTTGTAGGGGCGGGTTTGGCTGAAACTATTGTTATGAGAGCGATCTAGAAATCAAAACCCGCCTTCCCCGCGTTCTATTTAATTACTGGAACCCCGATCGCGAGAATTAAGTCCCTAAAAGCCTGCCTTTCCCTATCTCGACCTTCAACCCCGACAGACAATGAACTGGTGGCGAAACTTAAAAAAGAATCCGTTAGCTCGTTTTGGCGCGATCGTCCTACTCGTCCTTTATTTAGCGGTGTTAGCGGCCGATTTTGTCGCGCCTTATCCCGCTTACGACGATCCGGCCAATCCTGCTGACGATCGCTACGCCACTCTCGAAGGCGGTTCCCTATTGCCACCAACTCGGATTTATTGGAAAAACCAAAAAACGGGGGAATTTCTCGGCCCGCACGTCTATCCGACGACGCAAGGGCCAACACAACTGGAAACCGGCGATCGCGTCCTAACCGTCGATTTCTCCAAACCCTCGCCCCTGCGCTTGTTTGTCAAGGGCGCGCCCTATCAATTATTGAAGCTGAGTTGGCCGTTAGGGCCTAGGTTTGAGGAAATAACCGTATTTCCGGGAATTCCGTGCGATCGCCATCTCTTTGGGGCGGTGGGCGACGGGAGAATTAACCTCTTAGGAATGGACGAACAGGGGCGCGATCTCTTCAGTCGCTTGGTATTCGGCGGACGTATCAGTCTGAGTATCGGTTTGGTGGGGATCGCGATTTCCTTCCCGCTGGGAATGTTAGTCGGGGGAATTTCCGGTTATTTTGGCGGCTGGACGGATGCAGTGCTGATGCGCTTTGTGGAAGTGCTGATGACGATTCCGACGATTTACCTATTAGTGGCACTTGCTGCTGTCTTACCGCCGGGATTGACCAGCACGCAGCGATTTTTGTTAATCGTGACGATTACTTCGTTTGTGAGTTGGGCGGGTTTAGCGCGCGTGATTCGCGGTCAAGTGCTATCGATTAAGGAACGGGAGTTTGTCGATGCGGCGCGATCGATTGGCGCTAATCCCCTTTATATCGTCGTGCGCCACGTCCTGCCGCAAACAGCGACCTATATTATTATTTCGGCAACGCTTGCCGTACCGGGCTTTATCGTTGCCGAATCGGTGTTGAGTTTGATCGGTTTGGGAATTTCCGAACCCGATCCCTCCTGGGGAAATTTGCTGTCAATCGCGACAAATGCTTCGATTTTGGTCTTGCAACCTTGGTTGATTTGGCCGCCCGCACTGCTGATTATTCTCTCGGTTTTAGCGTTTAACGTTTTGGGCGACGGGCTGCGCGATGCTTTGGATCCTCGGAATTTACGCCGCTAGCGATCGCGAGAAAAACGAACCACTCGTCCCCCAACGGTACGACAAATGAAGACATCATCCGCCGTATCGATTTCGACAAAGCCTCGGGTTGTACTGTAATCTACTCCTACGACCGCGCGATTAATTTTGTGGCGTTTGGCTTCTGCAAGGCAAAGATCGGCAGCAGTAAGGTTAGCGCCAAGGGATTGAGTATTTGAGGTTGAATCGCTCGAAGATGCAAAAACAGCGCGCCCTATGGGGTTGCAAAATACTAGAGAGCCAAAAGAGATGGCTGCTAAGCTTAGGTAAAGAGTTTTGGCAGGTTTCATCGGCTCGGTCTCCGATCGCGTCTCTGTATTTTCTCTACATTGCCCCTGACTCGGTTTCCTAAAAAAAGTTGCAATCTTACGGATTGCGAACGACCGAATCGAAACTGCACGTTATCTTTACGTTTTATAGCGATCGCCAAGGCAGTGATGACAAATTTTGCTAGGGGCAAATGGCATTCGCCCGGTTTTCGACTGCTCGGATTGTCCTCACCGATGTGTCTATGGCTATAAATTGCAATTTGCGATCGCGAAACTTTAAACCTAAGATTTTAAAGTCTATTATCCTATCGAAATAAACATTAACGCCATGCCCTTTTTGCTTGTCAATCCTCTCAGAAAGATTGCCCCTCTTTTACTGAAGGATAACAATCGCAAGCCAGAAAAACCCCATTAAATTCCTGTAGGGGGCGAAATCCTGTCCGCCCCTATTACTGGCCAAAGAAAGTGATTACTCCGCTTGGGGTTCCGAACCCGTGAACCCTAACCCTTTCTCTTCAGCATAGGCTTGCATGAAGCGTAAAAAGCGTTCCCATTCTTCTTCGCTTCTCATAATATGAACTGCCTCGAGAGCGCGGGGCTGACCGTTAACAAAAATTCCTTTCACCTCCCGCGTAACAATTTCGCCTTCATTGTCAATTAAATACATCCCCGTCACTTCATCAGTTCTATCCTTTTTCAGAACATTGGGGTCGTCGAAGCGGAACGTAGCAGTTCCGCCCTTGCCGTTGCGAGAGCGAGTTACTCTCACATCGGGGACGATTTCTTCAACGATTCCTCGAGAAAATTCGATACTAGCCATAATTCCTGCGGTCTGTGTCCGACACTTTACAATTATTTCTCCATCTTCTCACAGAGGCATTCTTGCTGAATAGCTCTCCTCTCAATCGCGCAGCGTCAGAATCTCCACGCCTTCATCGGTAACAGCTACCGTATGCTCGAATTGCGCCGATAATTTCCCATCTTTCGTTACAGCCGTCCAACCATCATCGAGAATTACCGCTTCCCAAGTTCCCTCATTAATCATCGGTTCGATTGTGAAAACCATCCCTTTACGCAGGCGTTTTCCTTTATCCCGCGTTCCGTAATGCGGAATTTGTGGGGCGGTGTGGAAGGTTGTATTCACCCCATGTCCGACGAAATCGCGCACGACGGAAAACCCAAAAGACTCCGCATACTCCTGAATCGCCGCACCAATATCGCCAATACGCCCGCCGGGATTAACGGCGGCAATCCCGCGCCGCAGACATTCTTCAGTCACCTCTACCAATTGCTGGGCTAAAGGCGAGGGCGTTCCGACGAAGAACGTGCGCGAGGTGTCGCCGTGATAGCCATCAACAATGGGCGTAACGTCAATGTTGATAATGTCCCCCTCTTTGAGGATTTGTCGAGAATTGGGGATGCCGTGACAAATTACTTCATTGACGCTAGTACAAATTGACTTAGGAAACCCGTTGTAACCGAGAGGGGCGCTTTTTGCCCCGCGCTTTTGCGTCCAGCTTTCTGCTACGTCGTTTAACTCTTGGGTGCTGACTCCAGGTTTGACTTTAGGCGCAAGGTAATCGAGCAGTTCTGCGGCTAAACGTCCTGCGTCGCGCATTTTAGAGATTTCCCGAGCGGAAAGAAGGGTGAGGGTTTCGGTAGCCATGAGGGACGATATTGATAAATTGTCTGGACGGTATTGAGTGAGAAACTAAATGTTATCTCTTGGAGGGGATAGACGCGGTAATGCGACAGAAATTCTGGGGACTGCAAGTAAAGCGCTCAACGCGACGAATTCCTACCTCGGATTTTAACAAACGTTAACCTTTATCCTTATTCTCTAACACTTTCGCTCGATATTCCACTCACCGCTCGAATCGCTCCCATGATTTTCTGCTCGGTTCGTCCGCTGTACCGCCTTGGAGAGTATACTCGCGATCGCGCGTACAGACGCGAAACCTTTAGCGCTTAACCAACTTACCTTTCATTCTGGAAGGATGCTGACTTCCGGCGGGCAGGCGCTACCTAGTCTGCAAAATATCGGGTTTCTAGGCATTTGTTCTTTTTGATTTGACCTGTCATTCTTCCTCGCTCAATTACTCCCCTTCTTTTTCCTCGCGATACCAATTCTCCGAGTTCGGACGACACATCTTGAGGGTGAAACCCCTAATATATCTAGGTTTCTTAATTTTTAATTTTTAATTGGTATGAACTCTCCTTTTATCTACTGCTATCCGCCTCTAGAAGCCGGCATTTTACTAAAGCGTTATAAACGATTTTTTGCCGATATTGAATTAACATCGGGCGAAATTATTACCGCGCACTGCCCTAACACTGGGCCAATGATTGGAATTTATCAACCGGGAAACTTAGTACAAGTTTCTAAGAGCGATAATCCTAAGCGCAAACTGCCTTACACCTGGGAAATGATTCAACTCGATAAAACTTGGGTTGGCACAAATACATCACTTCCCAATCGCGTCATAAAATTAGCGTTAGAACAGCAAATTTTACCCGAACTTTCCGGCAGATATACTCAAATTCGTCCCGAAGCTCCTCTCGGAGAAGATAAGAAGAGTCGAATGGATTTTCTCTTGAGTAGCGAAGGAGATAAACCACCGATTTATTTAGAGGTTAAAAGTACGACTTGGGCGCAAGGAGAAACGGTTTTATTTCCCGATACCGTAACGACGAGGGGGCAAAAACACCTGGAAGGTTTAATGAAAGTTTTGCCCGAGGCAGAAGCAGTGATGTTATACTTTATTAATCGCGGTGATTGCCCGATTTTTGCGCCGGGAGATGCTGCCGATCCTCGTTACGGGCAACTCTTACGGGAAGCCGTAGCGAAAGGGGTTGAAGTTTTACCTTATCGTTTTGAAATTTCACCGCTAGGAGTTCGATTTTTAGGATTAGCGAAATGTCAGTTATAACCGATCGTTTATAACTTTACTAAAGCATCTCGATGTGCAAGATAAGTCCCAAGTAGTTGGCTGATACCAATTTAAGATGACTTTGCCTAGAATTAACTCTCATAAATTTTCAGGATAACGGGGCGTTACGCTTCGCTAACACACCCTACTTTTCATTCAATGCAACTTCACATTAATCTGGGTCTTATCCGTTATCAATTATCCATTATCAATTATCAATTACCAATGTGTCGTCTCTTAGCTTATCTTGGTCCCTCCATTCAACTCGATCGCATTCTCTACAAACCCGAACATTCTCTCATCGTTCAAAGCTATAAGCCCCAGGAAATGCAGGAAGCGATTCTCAATGCCGACGGGTTTGGCGTGAGTTGGTATCATCCCGAAAAAGTCGAAAATCCCTACACTTATAAAAGCACTCAGCCGATTTGGAACGATATTAACTTGCCACAGTTGAGCCGTTATGTGGAATCGGACTGTATTTTAGGGTATGTCCGCAGCGCAACGGCGGGTTTAGCGGTGGATTTGAGTAATTGTCAGCCTTTTGTGCGCGATCGCCTTTCCTTCATTCACAATGGTTTAATCGAAAAGTTTCGTAAAACCCTGTACCGCCCCCTGTGCAATCTGCTTGAAGATGAGATTTATCAGTGGATTGAGGGTTCGACAGACTCAGAACATCTGTGCGCGCTGATCCTCAACGAACTGTATAAAGCCCCCGATTTAGCCGTAGAATCTGCCTTAGAAAACGCGATCGCGCAAATCCAAGCGCTCGCTAGCACCTGGCAAGTCCGCGTTGCCGCCAACCTCATCATCGCGACCGGCAATCGTCTCATTGCTTCGCGCCACAGCACCTACGACGTGCCACCCCCTCTCTACTGGCTGCGCGACGATCCTTTATTCCCCAATGCGGTTATCCTAGCCTCAGAAAGGCTTTTTCCTGGCGATTGGAAAACCTGTCCCGAAGGGAGCATTCTCAGCGTTGGCTCGGATTTAGAAGTGGAAATTCGCGCGATTTCTGCTGGGAGTTAGTTTTAATCGCTCCCTTGGAGGGCTGCAATTGTCGTGAGTCCGAACATTCAGAGCGATCGCAGCGCAAGACATTGCTCCTTCTAGACCAGAGCGCTTATGCTGTAAGCTGTGTCGATCGCGACCTACCAAGGAAACCCGTATCACGACAGCTTATGAACAAAATCTTTCTCGGGATGCTCCTGTTCATCCCTATTTCGATCGCCGCTCACTTTCTCCATTGGGAAGAAACCATCGTCTTCGTCACTGCCGGATTAGCGATTATCCCCTTAGCTGCGTTCATGGGGACAGCAACCGAAGAAATTGCGATCGTCGTCGGGCCGAACCTCGGCGGACTCCTCAATGCCACCTTCGGCAACGCGACAGAATTGATTTTAGCCTTTATCGCCCTTAAAAGCGGTCTGATTGGCGTAGTGAAAGCAACCATTACCGGCTCGATTATCAGTAACCTTTTGCTGGTACTGGGATTTTCGATGCTATTGGGCGGATTGCGATTCAAAGAGCAAACCTTCCAACCCACCGTCGCCCTGACGAATAGTTCGCTGATGAACCTCGCCGTCATCTCGCTTTTAGTTCCCACCGCTGTCGAATATACCTCCAGTGGCATTGGCGAACAAACCATCCAAAGACTTTCCGTTGCAGTAGCGGTCATTCTGATTATTGTCTACGGTTTGACGCTGCTTTTTTCCATGAAAACCCACGCTTATCTTTTCGATGTTGGCGTTGCGGATTTAGAAGTGGATGAAGAGACATCCGAATCGGCAAAACCCAATATTGCCTTGTGGACGGGCGTTCTCTTAGCCGTTACCCTAGGCGTTGCGATCGAATCCGAACTGCTGGTGGAAGCATTTGAAGCCGCGACGGAAAGTTTGGGATTGCCCGCGCTTTTCACGGGGGTAATTTTACTGCCGATTATCGGTAACGCCGCCGAACACGCAACCGCCGTTACCGTCGCGATCAAAAATAAAATGGATTTATCGGTATCCGTTGCTGTCGGTTCGAGTATGCAAATCGCGCTATTTGTCGCGCCCGTGTTAGTGATTGCCGGTTGGTTAATCGGACAGCCGATGGATTTAGATTTCAATCCCTTTGAATTGGTTTCCGTTGCCGTGTCGGTACTGATTGTTAACTCGATTTGTGCCGATGGCAAGTCGAATTGGCTCGAAGGCGGTTTACTGCTAGCAACTTATATGGTTTTGAGTTTTGCCTTTTTCTTCCATCCCGTCGTTTCGGGTTAAGGGGTATTGGGATATCGAACGGTAGGGATGTTGGTACAACGTCCCTGCTTTGATAAGGTTTGCCGGGATAAACCTCATCCCCTTGTTTGTGGGGCAGTTTAACTCCCCAATCTTGCTGCTAAAAATGGCATAGTAGAAAGAGTGAAAACTTTTGGAGAAGTTGCCTTGCGCCCCCTTCGATCTGCTATGAAGTTGTGCGTGAATCCGAATTGTTCCCACGCTGACGATCCGCTGAATGCCAGACGCGATCGCTGTTTGCACTGCAATTATCCCCTAGAATTCGGTAACGGATTTCGGGCGACGCGCCTCCTACAAGAAAACGACTTTAGCAAGCTTTATGCGCTCGAAAGCGCCACGGGACAGCAACGAGTGTTGCAAATCCTTTCCCTAGAACATCCCCGCGCCATCGCCCTGCTGCAACAACAAGCCAAAGTTCTGGCGCGCATCGAACATCCGGGGGTTCCCAAAGTCGAACCCGATGCTTACCTTTCGCTCTCTCCCCCGAATAGCGAGGAACAATTGCACGGATTGATGATGGAAAAAATCGCCGGAATTTCTTTGGAGGAATGGTTTCAACACCAGAATTGTCAGCCAATTTCTCCGACAGTTGCCCTCGACTGGTTAAAGCAACTGGCAGAAACGCTTCATCGCTTGCACCAAAATCTGTATTTCCACCGAGATATTCAACCGGCGAATATTCTCCTGCGCGCGGATGGGACGCTCGTTCTAGTTAATTTTGCCAGCGTTAAAGAAGTCGCGATCGCCTATTTAGCCTTTGCTCGACGCTCGCTGCTTTCCGGAATCGACAGCAGCGACGAACCGATTTCTCCTTCTCCCGGTTACGC
This window harbors:
- a CDS encoding protein kinase, with amino-acid sequence MKTFGEVALRPLRSAMKLCVNPNCSHADDPLNARRDRCLHCNYPLEFGNGFRATRLLQENDFSKLYALESATGQQRVLQILSLEHPRAIALLQQQAKVLARIEHPGVPKVEPDAYLSLSPPNSEEQLHGLMMEKIAGISLEEWFQHQNCQPISPTVALDWLKQLAETLHRLHQNLYFHRDIQPANILLRADGTLVLVNFASVKEVAIAYLAFARRSLLSGIDSSDEPISPSPGYAPQEQAQGKSVPQSDFFALGRTFVYLLTGSPPSEFSEEATTGKLLWQSRAEGYSPALIALIDKMMAPQTSDRPHNTAIILRQIDRIASEQPSFWDTFSTPKERPEPAVTKPSVRATKQPWTMALLLAGVLLFSIGAIAKYGNFPHRFNLPFPEMGRDRQR
- a CDS encoding ABC transporter permease, with the protein product MNWWRNLKKNPLARFGAIVLLVLYLAVLAADFVAPYPAYDDPANPADDRYATLEGGSLLPPTRIYWKNQKTGEFLGPHVYPTTQGPTQLETGDRVLTVDFSKPSPLRLFVKGAPYQLLKLSWPLGPRFEEITVFPGIPCDRHLFGAVGDGRINLLGMDEQGRDLFSRLVFGGRISLSIGLVGIAISFPLGMLVGGISGYFGGWTDAVLMRFVEVLMTIPTIYLLVALAAVLPPGLTSTQRFLLIVTITSFVSWAGLARVIRGQVLSIKEREFVDAARSIGANPLYIVVRHVLPQTATYIIISATLAVPGFIVAESVLSLIGLGISEPDPSWGNLLSIATNASILVLQPWLIWPPALLIILSVLAFNVLGDGLRDALDPRNLRR
- the egtC gene encoding ergothioneine biosynthesis protein EgtC — protein: MCRLLAYLGPSIQLDRILYKPEHSLIVQSYKPQEMQEAILNADGFGVSWYHPEKVENPYTYKSTQPIWNDINLPQLSRYVESDCILGYVRSATAGLAVDLSNCQPFVRDRLSFIHNGLIEKFRKTLYRPLCNLLEDEIYQWIEGSTDSEHLCALILNELYKAPDLAVESALENAIAQIQALASTWQVRVAANLIIATGNRLIASRHSTYDVPPPLYWLRDDPLFPNAVILASERLFPGDWKTCPEGSILSVGSDLEVEIRAISAGS
- the map gene encoding type I methionyl aminopeptidase; protein product: MATETLTLLSAREISKMRDAGRLAAELLDYLAPKVKPGVSTQELNDVAESWTQKRGAKSAPLGYNGFPKSICTSVNEVICHGIPNSRQILKEGDIINIDVTPIVDGYHGDTSRTFFVGTPSPLAQQLVEVTEECLRRGIAAVNPGGRIGDIGAAIQEYAESFGFSVVRDFVGHGVNTTFHTAPQIPHYGTRDKGKRLRKGMVFTIEPMINEGTWEAVILDDGWTAVTKDGKLSAQFEHTVAVTDEGVEILTLRD
- the psb28 gene encoding photosystem II reaction center protein Psb28 codes for the protein MASIEFSRGIVEEIVPDVRVTRSRNGKGGTATFRFDDPNVLKKDRTDEVTGMYLIDNEGEIVTREVKGIFVNGQPRALEAVHIMRSEEEWERFLRFMQAYAEEKGLGFTGSEPQAE
- the sfsA gene encoding DNA/RNA nuclease SfsA; its protein translation is MNSPFIYCYPPLEAGILLKRYKRFFADIELTSGEIITAHCPNTGPMIGIYQPGNLVQVSKSDNPKRKLPYTWEMIQLDKTWVGTNTSLPNRVIKLALEQQILPELSGRYTQIRPEAPLGEDKKSRMDFLLSSEGDKPPIYLEVKSTTWAQGETVLFPDTVTTRGQKHLEGLMKVLPEAEAVMLYFINRGDCPIFAPGDAADPRYGQLLREAVAKGVEVLPYRFEISPLGVRFLGLAKCQL
- a CDS encoding thylakoid membrane photosystem I accumulation factor gives rise to the protein MHWFNLKKYWQSSYKRPWLALLFAGLISLSFFVPPAFATLTDDRYDGNIYMIYAGNGSLVPSKVSLAESLAAHKPAVVAFYADDSSDCKQYSIVVSRLQDFYGRAASIIPIAIDTMPVKAQFQPNEVGYYYKGFVPQTVIFDAKGKVVFDEKGQVPYEKMDDVLREVFNLVPRTESKELKRRTVNEFNSELTPSS
- the cax gene encoding calcium/proton exchanger → MNKIFLGMLLFIPISIAAHFLHWEETIVFVTAGLAIIPLAAFMGTATEEIAIVVGPNLGGLLNATFGNATELILAFIALKSGLIGVVKATITGSIISNLLLVLGFSMLLGGLRFKEQTFQPTVALTNSSLMNLAVISLLVPTAVEYTSSGIGEQTIQRLSVAVAVILIIVYGLTLLFSMKTHAYLFDVGVADLEVDEETSESAKPNIALWTGVLLAVTLGVAIESELLVEAFEAATESLGLPALFTGVILLPIIGNAAEHATAVTVAIKNKMDLSVSVAVGSSMQIALFVAPVLVIAGWLIGQPMDLDFNPFELVSVAVSVLIVNSICADGKSNWLEGGLLLATYMVLSFAFFFHPVVSG